The Arachis duranensis cultivar V14167 chromosome 2, aradu.V14167.gnm2.J7QH, whole genome shotgun sequence genome has a window encoding:
- the LOC107475021 gene encoding aldehyde oxidase GLOX, translating to MDQTSVLASQLCSCFIILFHLTHSRADLPGTWELLVADAGIASMHTAVTRFNTVVLLDRTNIGPSRKLLPKGHCRFDKNDAVLKLDCYAHSVLLDLHTNQIRPLKILTDTWCSSGQFLPNGTLLQTGGDLDGFKKIRKIDPCDINGSCDWVELNDVELTEGRWYASNQILPDGSVIIVGGRGSNTVEFYPKRINGAVSFPFLLEAEDTQMDNLYPYVHLLPNGHLFVFANTKAVMYDYTKNIVLTVYPQLDGGPRNYPSAGSSVMLALQGDYSNAEIVICGGAQYGAFLERSTDTPAHGSCGRISATQTDPVWVTEDMPYGRIMGDMVMLPNGDVLIINGAMSGSQGFDMASNPCLNPVLYRPNEPLGLRFMVLNPGTVPRMYHSTANLLPDGRVLLAGSNPHVFYTFDAEFPTELRIEAFSPEYLGPDKANIRPEILEVPETVLFGATFNVIVSVELPVVEIVEVNLASAPFATHSFSQGQRLVKLAVTSAVPDGGVGRYRIGCTAPPNGMVAPPGYYMVFAVNQGVPSVARWVHVS from the coding sequence ATGGACCAGACCAGTGTCCTTGCATCTCAACTATGCAGctgcttcatcattcttttccATTTAACTCACTCACGTGCCGATCTCCCCGGCACGTGGGAACTCCTCGTGGCCGACGCCGGCATCGCCTCAATGCACACGGCGGTGACCCGGTTCAACACGGTGGTCCTCTTAGACCGAACAAACATCGGTCCATCCCGCAAACTCCTCCCCAAAGGTCACTGCCGTTTCGACAAAAACGACGCCGTATTGAAGCTTGACTGCTACGCTCACTCCGTCCTCCTCGACCTCCACACCAACCAAATTAGACCGTTAAAAATCCTCACCGACACGTGGTGCTCATCGGGGCAGTTTCTCCCAAACGGCACTCTCCTCCAAACCGGTGGCGACTTAGACGGCTTCAAAAAGATCCGAAAAATAGACCCGTGTGACATAAATGGGTCATGCGATTGGGTTGAGCTAAACGACGTCGAATTAACGGAAGGTCGCTGGTACGCATCGAATCAGATCCTCCCTGACGGTTCCGTTATCATAGTTGGTGGACGTGGCTCCAACACCGTCGAATTCTACCCGAAACGCATAAACGGTGCCGTCTCGTTCCCGTTCCTTCTTGAAGCAGAAGACACGCAAATGGATAACCTCTACCCTTACGTTCATCTTCTCCCAAATGGTCACCTCTTCGTGTTCGCGAACACGAAGGCGGTGATGTACGATTACACCAAGAACATAGTCCTTACGGTGTACCCGCAGCTAGACGGTGGTCCACGGAATTACCCCTCCGCGGGGTCCTCCGTCATGCTTGCGTTGCAAGGAGATTATTCCAATGCGGAGATTGTTATCTGCGGCGGAGCACAGTACGGTGCGTTTCTTGAGCGGAGTACGGATACTCCGGCTCACGGAAGCTGCGGCCGGATCTCTGCAACTCAAACTGATCCGGTTTGGGTCACGGAGGACATGCCGTATGGGAGGATAATGGGAGACATGGTAATGCTACCAAACGGCGACGTTTTGATCATTAACGGCGCTATGTCGGGTTCGCAGGGATTTGACATGGCCTCGAATCCCTGTTTGAACCCGGTTCTTTACCGGCCTAACGAACCGTTAGGCCTTCGGTTCATGGTTCTGAACCCGGGAACGGTTCCCAGGATGTACCATTCAACTGCGAATTTGTTACCCGATGGAAGGGTGCTTCTTGCAGGGAGCAACCCGCACGTGTTCTATACGTTCGATGCTGAATTTCCAACGGAATTGAGAATTGAAGCGTTTTCTCCCGAGTATTTGGGTCCGGATAAGGCGAATATCCGACCCGAGATTTTGGAGGTTCCCGAAACGGTGCTTTTTGGAGCGACGTTTAATGTGATTGTGTCGGTTGAGTTGCCTGTGGTGGAAATTGTGGAGGTGAATTTGGCGAGTGCGCCTTTTGCAACGCACTCATTTTCACAGGGTCAACGTTTGGTCAAACTAGCGGTTACTTCTGCTGTGCCGGACGGTGGTGTTGGTAGGTATAGGATTGGGTGTACGGCGCCGCCGAATGGGATGGTTGCGCCACCGGGTTATTACATGGTGTTCGCCGTGAATCAAGGCGTGCCTAGCGTTGCACGTTGGGTGCACGTGTCGTAG
- the LOC107475020 gene encoding LOW QUALITY PROTEIN: uncharacterized protein LOC107475020 (The sequence of the model RefSeq protein was modified relative to this genomic sequence to represent the inferred CDS: inserted 1 base in 1 codon) — MEVEQAKPKPTPKRFVKNQIPDSILNDAALNAAISVLPHNYNFEVHKCVWRVLSTGAKRVALQXPEGLLMYSLPLSDILTAFAAVDRCYVLGDVTYGACCVDDFSAAALSADLLIHYGHNCLVPIDSTTIPCLYVFVDIKIDVSHLVDTFKLNLESRSQNLVLAGTIQFASAIRAAKPELEKSGFRVLVPQSKPLSAGEVLGCTAPKVSLMGSFSENPENSVLVFVADGRFHLEAIMIANPGIKAFRYDPYIGKLFLEEYDHVGMKESRKGAILRAREEARNWGVVLGTLGRQGNPKILERLEKNMKEKGFLYTVFLMSEISPARIALFEDSVDAWIQIACPRLSIDWGDAFGKPVLNPFEAEIALGVIPSWWEKKKNVLVAKVQEGCEDGGVSCQKSGDSSCECSCGEDENGNEKSDFGGEYPMDYYSQDGGEWNSSYVKKSSRPVRRISVSSVATSAISQQS; from the exons ATGGAGGTGGAGCAAGCTAAGCCAAAGCCAACGCCGAAGCGGTTTGTGAAGAACCAAATCCCCGATTCCATCCTCAACGACGCGGCCCTCAACGCCGCCATCTCCGTTCTCCCTCACAACTACAACTTCGAGGTCCACAAATGCGTTTGGCGCGTTCTTTCCACCGGCGCCAAACGCGTTGCCCTTC TTCCCGAGGGCCTCCTCATGTACTCCCTCCCTCTCTCCGACATCCTCACTGCCTTCGCTGCAGTCGACCGCTGCTACGTTCTCGGTGACGTCACCTACGGCGCTTGTTGTGTCGACGACTTCTCTGCCGCTGCGCTCTCTGCCGACCTCCTCATCCACTACGGCCACAACTGCCTTGTCCCCATCGATTCCACCACCATCCCCTGTCTCTACGTCTTCGTCGACATCAAAATCGACGTTTCCCATTTGGTTGATACCTTTAAATTGAACCTCGAATCTCGCTCCCAGAACCTCGTATTAGCTGGTACTATTCAGTTTGCATCTGCAATTAGGGCTGCGAAGCCGGAATTGGAGAaatcagggtttagggttttggtacCGCAGTCCAAGCCTCTTTCGGCCGGTGAGGTTCTTGGCTGCACTGCTCCCAAGGTTTCATTAATGGGTTCGTTTAGTGAGAATCCTGAGAATAGCGTTTTGGTATTTGTAGCTGATGGAAGGTTTCATCTTGAGGCGATCATGATAGCTAATCCTGGGATTAAGGCTTTTAGGTATGACCCTTACATTGGGAAGTTGTTTCTGGAAGAGTATGATCACGTGGGAATGAAGGAATCTAGGAAAGGTGCGATTTTGAGAGCGAGGGAGGAAGCTCGGAATTGGGGTGTTGTTTTGGGGACTTTGGGTAGGCAAGGGAACCCTAAGATTCTGGAGAGATTGGAAAAGAATATGAAGGAAAAAGGGTTCCTTTACACTGTTTTCTTGATGTCTGAGATTAGCCCTGCAAGGATTGCATTGTTTGAGGACTCCGTGGATGCTTGGATTCAGATTGCTTGTCCTCGGTTATCGATTGATTGGGGTGATGCTTTTGGGAAACCAGTGCTCAATCCCTTCGAGGCAGAGATCGCGTTGGGGGTGATACCTAGCTGgtgggagaagaagaaaaatgtgtTGGTGGCAAAGGTGCAAGAAGGTTGTGAAGATGGTGGTGTAAGTTGCCAGAAGAGTGGTGATTCTTCCTGTGAGTGTAGCTGTGGAGAAGatgaaaatggaaatgaaaagAGCGATTTTGGTGGTGAATATCCAATGGACTATTATTCTCAAGATGGTGGGGAGTGGAATTCCTCTTATGTGAAGAAGTCCTCTCGTCCTGTAAGGAGAATTTCTGTATCTTCGGTTGCTACTAGTGCCATTTCTCAGCAGTCTTAA